In the Hevea brasiliensis isolate MT/VB/25A 57/8 chromosome 8, ASM3005281v1, whole genome shotgun sequence genome, GCAATGATTTGCAGCATACGACATCATCTCCACCCACACACTGCTCAGTATCTTCCATTTCTGTTCTTTCAATTTTTTCAGCTCTTTGGCTAACATACATGCAGTGAACAACACAGATTTGCTTCCATCTACCTTCACTTCTGTTGCCTTAAACTCTGTATTCACTTCAGGAATCATTTGACATGCTTTCTTTAGTTTATATGATCTTATGCCTTTCTTTCTAAAAAATCTTTCAGCATCAGCACAGGTATCTCTAAACCTTACCTTACAAATTCCTGCCACAGTAGCCATCATTGTCGACTGCATAATTAAAAGATACAGCATGTAATCTGACAAAATTTTACTGAATTCTTTTTCATTACtcttattttctctcctttttatcATTGATCAAGAGCTCAGTTGCAATGTGCCACATCAGGATGCTCTCGTCATAAGGGACAGCAAGAACATAAGATATTAACTCGTCACTCCTTTGTTTATCCAAACCATCATTTTGAAGAACCCAGTCACCTCTAGCCGAACATATTTTCCTGACAGTTTCTGCATCATTTATCAACCGAGATCTCTTTTGCAGCTCACCGAAAATATATTCCCAGAGCTCCATTGTCAGTGGCTCGCTGGAAACATATGTCATCTCATCCAGAAAATCCTTGAGGCCCACAAGATCAATGAGTCGATCCTTGAAAGCATTCAGGCACTGGATGGCTTTATCAATGCACGAAAACCGAGTGACCTTTGTAGGTCTAGTCTTTATGCACTGACAGAAATTGTTGGTGATGCCACATTGATGAAAACTTTTATCAATTCCCAAATAGGAATGATTGAGATTATATATTtttgaggatttaactcaaagaAAGCGAATCCATTTCTCAATAGAAAATGCATAAAAATAATGTTTAGAGAATtgaatgaaaatacttgaattgttaaaaaaaattaaatttagtattcatatagcaaaattttcattttcattccgAAATATGTTTTCATAATATTGTATTTTTAAAAGGATATAGcccaataaattaattttattcaaataGAGAGATTATATAGTAATTTGACTAGTATTAAAATTcactaactaataaaaaatttgacaaaaattttaCAGACTGATACATTTATTCATATATGCAAGTATCCATACATGCAATTATCAGGACTAGAATATGTACGATACTGCTACTTCTGGTCGAAACTAGCACAAGAGACCATTTGCTTCATTGCTTCATCAATTACTAGCTGTGAATTAGAACTAGAAGCAACATCCTCCAAGATTTCATTTGTGCTATTATCCTCAGAAGCTTCCACTTCAGTAAATTCATTTGTTTCATCGAGTAAAACAAGACTCTCCACAAAAGTATCCAAATAAAAGGAGTGTGCATCGCCCCAAATTTTTGTATCAAAGATTTCTTCTGTCTTTGGATCATAGAAAACTAGGTTTCCAAATGATTTTGCCAATAGAACCTTACCACTTTGCCTAAATGCAACTAACTTTCGTATCCATTTCAAATGTGAAATATCGAAAAGTTTGGTCCAAGATCCTGGAATGCCATATTCTTTCATCATCCAAACTGTAAAATAGCCTTCTCCTGTCAATTTAATAGAAGCAACCAGCAAAAGTGATCCATCAAAAACTGCAACATCCATAAAGTGATATTTCATAACCAAACAATCTGGTACCTCCATTTCCCCAAACACCTCTTCTCCCAAAGAAAACGACACAATCACATCCCGTACACCTGGCCCATTGCCTCGCTTGGTGGCAACCCAATGACAAGCTCCATTCAGAAAAGCAGACGATGAGCGCGCAGTGATGAAATATTTCAGATCTTTTTTAACCTTTCTCCAACCCCTACTTCTCAAACTGTATATCTCAACAAAAGGCCGAATCTCATCAAAGATAAAATGCGAATACACTATTCTCACAAGCTTATAATCATCAGTAGTGGAATCAAAGCCAAACCCAAGTGAGGGTATATAGGGTCCATATGAGGTAAACGTAAAATTAGGACAAGGAATGTTAACAATCTTTCTAACACTAGGGTTCCATAAAAAAGCTTTCTCAGCGTATTTGCCATAAACATCATCAGATAGACAAAAAACCCCATTGCAAGAACCCACTATATTAACAAAACGCTTTATGCCTTTAAATGGGCAATCAAGTTCTTCAACAGGGTTTGCAGGGAAAGACTCATCTGGGTACAGCAAATAACGCACATTTTCTTTAAATGGCCAAACAAGTTCTCTGGTGCTGTAACTAAAGAAAAGTAGGCCACTGTTCCTTGCAGCGGTTTTCTTGAGATGTTGGGCTATGAAAGAAGGGTCGGCGATCAAAGAGTACCAGGTCTTGGAAACGCATCTGCATTTGAGGAGTGATTTAACTGGCAATCTTGACAAAACTTCCGCGAGCAATTCTTGAGGAAGATGATCAGAcatttttctttttgttcttcttGATGCGTCTGCTCTGTTTTATTGAGCTATGGATCTACTGGCTTTGAAAAAAATACTGGGCCTCAGATAAGAGGTTGCTGAGAAGTAGCAAGCTCATTCAGTTTATCGAATTGGCGGGAACAGTTTATTGAGCTAGAGCGTCGAGCTGGCAATGTAGTTAGGCACCAGCTGTCTGTTTCTTTGTATATAAACAATAGACGATCCTGGAATAGAGGCAGTTACTCTTTCGTTCTACACAAAATTTTTCGTCTTCAAATCCAAAtctattttcaaatttcttttgctgattttaaaatattatagaaTTTAGCATCCAGCAAGTCATCAACAACATAAAGAACTTCTTTCAGCTCTATGAGCCAGTCCTTGACCTCATTACTCAAGGCAGACTTCTCCTCTGCATCAAGAAGAACAGCATGGATTGAGGAGACTCCTTTCTTGACTTTCTCGAGTTCATTCTTGACACCCCACAACAGCCAAATCTCTTGGAGAAAGATAGAATCCAGTTTGTTAATGATGTCTCCAGCTCATCAttttatacacacacacacatatatatatatatatatatcaagtgaTATAAATTTATGTCAAAGTATACGTACTTCTTCTATTacgtatataataaataaaatacattaatcttattttatgatgtaaatgattttttttttaactcaaaagtttttgtaattaaatttattatttacaaatatcatattattttttaataaaaataaaaataataatatttttattcaatctTGAAAGAATTTCTGTAATCACATCTTGAGGAAGATGATCTGACATTTTTCTATTTGTTCCTCTTGCTGCGTCTGATATGTTTTCTGGGTGACGTGACACAAAACAAAGCTACGGATAATAATGGGCTCGATCCAGTTTGAGGCCTGTCTTTAAAAGCTCTGTTCAgatgaattttattattattaactatttatcaatgaaaattattcatttattataatattatcaaaatatatttaaattatattataatataatttaattttaaaattaaatacacAAGTATTTTATAtacaaatattttattaaaattaataaaaaaataatttttaaatttattaaaattaatgtaaataatttatttaaattatcagagaaaaataaaatttttaaagtgaATATAATaacaaatactaataaaaatttatagtgtaattataaaattaaatgagttcaTACTAACTAATAcactattttcaattgaaattgcCATCTCCTTTCCACGCTTCCAAATTCTCTAGGTTTTTCAAATGATCCAAAGCTATCTTCCGGGAGCTGGTTTTCATCAATATCGGTGAAGACATTGTTAGAGTTTGATGGGGAATTAGCAACAGAAAGCTTCCATGACATTGAGATCCCATTGGAGCTTCTTGAACATGGTGGATTTGAGACCCCATTGTCGACCTGATTGAAAATGATTCTTATGGTTTGTGCACATCTTGCTGCACTACTTGCAGTTTTTGTCaaatgaataattaaaaaaatcaatgtGGAAAAGCATATTTCTATTGTTCCACAGGAGCTAGTTAGTGCATATTAGGTAAAACGCATTTactttttttcttaaaattattacaaaatttaaCTCTGTTTGGTGATCACTTATAATGTAtcgtttagtattttaatttaatcaaaacaTTACCGACATGTTGAGAATGTGTTTTATGAAATGTTACTCTTATAATTTTTAGAGGTTTAGAGACTATTTTGACTATGGTAGAAAAGATAATACCgctatttttacatttaacagcTAATCAAACagttatttttattgaatatttctgttttaaattattatataaataattaaccaCTAACCATTAATATCTAACAACTTATagctattaaaataattaaaaattactaaaatagttAATATTGGTGAATTCAAAAGATAATGAAACCCAAAATATGCTTAACATAATATGCAAAAAAAGTATCTGGTTGTGCATAAAAAATGCGAATAATTATTTAAAGTTGAATTCAATAACTTGtataattcaacttaaaattgatttatttaaattaattaaaataatgttattttaatttaaaattatttttttaaaattaatgttttaatttaaaaacaAACTCAAAATCACATATTGattcaaatattatttaattttttattgtgatgatacttttttttaaaaattaattcctTGCCTTCAAAATTAACAAAATTTGTAGAATATTAGAATAATTAACTCAATAAACAATTATCAATTAAAAAGTAAATTtagaataataaaataatgattTTAATATATTGAAATATTATGTACTAAAATATATACAGTGACTATGGAGGGACGGAATGTGAGGCTTCTTTCTCTTTTCAATTGTCATTCAATAACTATGAGACAATGGCAATGGTAAGGGCCAAGATTTATcattttaattaagtttaatggaagaaaaaataataatttttttagcaatgttaatttaatttcaaaaatttattttattgataattaactattaaaattaattcacattATGTTTTTAACGGTTTATCTCTCCAATTTTAACAATTGATTTCTCTAATTTCAAATTGTAGTTATAATTATTATTGCAGTCCATGAAAATTTATTGTGGATATGAACTTGCAAAACAGAAAATAAATGGGTCATAAGTTCACCAGGTATAGACCCGGTAAGGATCATCCGACGCTTAAGTTAGAGTTAATATGAGTGAATAGTATATTGGATTGATTAAGGAGAAAGAACATACTTCTATTAATTAATCGAATTGATTGAATGGCCTGGGTCACATTGAATATTTTCTTATGtagtttaattataaatttaaattgatttaaagtTTAATTCACTGATTCATCAATTCGATTAATAGatttaatttgtatttaataattattaaaaaaaaatcaaaaaatttcaatttcttttaccACTATACCTTTTAAGTATCATAAATTTGTTCCTAATCTATTAATCTAGAATTAGCAAGGCAATTTTTAAatgagaaaattataaaaaagcgTCATGTGATTTTACCTTATTTTCGCTTCAAGGTCTATGGTTCACTTTGTGATAAAGAGGCACTTTATGGTTTCGCACTATTATCAAAATGTAACTTTTCGTCTCTCTTCCGTTAGTTGCTATTGATGTAGACATTATTAACCGACATGGACATCTTTTAGTGGTTGATAtagattaaaataatattattttaatttttaaaattttaatatcatttttttaatattttcatgttaaaaaaaaaaatacgtgATCTTATTTAGCCTAGCCAAAGAGGAAATTGAGAAAAGTTTATTCTCCTCAAATAACATTCTCATCCAAATTATGAGTGAATAATCTCAATTGTGTGAAATTGATCAAGGGTTAGAGATTGAATTAGttgttcaaacaacttttaatctttttcttttcttttcttaatttttattcatttataaataaaataaatttattaaataatattattttaatccaCGTCAACCCTTAAAAGCCGTTTACGTCAATCATTATTATCCACGTCAATAGCAACTAATGGAAGAGAGACGGAAAGTTACGTTTTGATATCGGTGCAAAACTATAGAGTACCACTTTGTCATAAAGTGAACCACAAATCTTAATGTAAAAATGAGTGAAACCACACGGTATTTTTTGATAATTTCTCCTAATatagaaattaaatataaaagaaaCGTGTTTAGACTTATATAAGAAACACCATttgttaaaacaaaaagaaaagagtcATCCTATGATATTTTTGGAAAACCCCTCTAGTGGTTTGGAATGGATTTCACAATGGCTGACTGATCCACaatcaaaaataattaataaaccaTTGAAATAAAATTCTGAGATCAAAAAAAGGGTTATTGTTAATGGGTTAAAGCTTCTATCCTCCCATTAACACGCCACTCTTATCATTACCAAACCTTATAAGGACACGTTCGCCACTTTATCATCAGGAAACTGAACAAACGCACTTTATCCTGATTATTTATTGGGTGTTACTCAATTTGAAGGAATTTTTATCTGTTACAAttgttatataaattaattatatttatttattgtaatGAAATTCATACGAGACTTATTATTGTTAATGATTATAGtgaaattgttatatatatatttattttattgcataatttttaatttcaagAGAGTGTTGATTAAAttattcatcttttttttttcgaTATAAGATATTTAATCCTAAAACTCTCCTTTAAATGCAACGACATAATTATTATCTgataattaattgatatttaacTCAATACGAGTTACTTTATGTATCAAAATAATTAGTCAAGTCAATATTACGACTCTTTCACTTATATTTACTCTTTAaatttgctattttctcaatatGTAATATCTAATTCTAATAGATACAATTGTTATACATACAATAAATACACTTTAATCGTTAATCAATGATGATAATATAACTCTTGGACCATTGGACAAAAAACGTTTGTGTTTTAAAATTTTCCAAAGCCACATGGATTTTAACTAGAAGttcatcaattatttttttaaataaataaataacagaatttataatataattcatATATTAAATTTCAAATATCATAATAAAACTATTTTATAATGATGCCATTAACAATTTTAACTATTGACTCAAtttcaaattcatgatattaattTTTCgtgaaaaaattttaatgatattattatatttttatgttgATTGAAGTTTATATTCACACTACAACCATTATTAAgagttaaaaattatttaatacatttaatCAACTTTAAATCCCTCAATTTGGTTCATGAATATATATTTGGTTCGATAAATTTACAGAGAAAGAAAAGTGGGGTTGGCAGGATTCAAGTCTCCCAGTGAGTGTGAATGTTCAACAGATAATAATTGATTCCAATTTTCCTTTCACATACATCTTTAAAATGATACTTCTATCCATTTCCAGTATTCTAACAAGTAATTTTTGTTTGAAAAAAATCCAAATTCTCTGCAATTAATCTATAGAGATGTTTCCATTTCTTTGGATTGTTCTTCTTCTCAACTGTTTGATAAGAGGAGAATTCTTTTTTTGTGCACAAGCTCAGCTTGTGGACTGCCATACTTCTGACAGAGAAGCTCTTCTTGATTTTATAAATGGTCTTGAAAATTCTGAGAAACAACTCTCTTCATGGAAAGGAAGCAACTGCTGTCAATGGTTTGGAATAGCTTGTGACAATATCACTGGTGCTGTAACCAAAGTTGATCTCCACAGCACGTCAGGTTTGTTGAACTTGAGCGGAGAGATTAGATCTTCACTCACAAAACTCAAGTCCTTGACATATCTGCACTTGAGTTCTAACTCATTCACTGGCGCAATTCCTGATTTCTTACCCTTCCTGGAGAACTTGTAATATCTAAACCTATCATATGCTGGGTTTAGTGGTGCAATTCCTCCAAATCTTGGAAACCTCTCTAGCTTGAAGTTTCTTGATGTCTCTTCTCCCAGTTTAAATGTTGATAATCTTGAATGGATGAGTGGTCTTCTGTCATTAAAATATTTGGCCATGGATGGTGTAGATCTTTCAAAGAAGGGTTGGTGATCAAAGAGTACCAGGTCTTGGAAACGCATCTGCATTTGAGGAGTGATTTAACTGGCAATCTTGACAAAATTTCGGCGAGCAATTCTTGAGGAAGATGATCAGAcatttttctttttgttcttcttGCTGCGTCTGCTCTGTTTTATTGAGCTATGGATCTACTGGCTTTGAAAAATATACTGGGCCTCAGATAAGAGGTTGCTGAGAAGTAGCAAGCTCATTCGGTTTATCGAATTGGCGGGATCAGTTTATTGAGCTAGAGCGTCGAGCTGGCAATGTAGTTAGGCACCAGCTGTCTGTTTCTTTGTATATAAACAATAGAAGATTCTGGAATAGCGAAACAAATTGTTTGAaggtaatttttatttaaaaaataaatcgaATTCAAACTCAATTATTAGGCTCAtttaataaataagttaaatttgaatttagTAATATTTGACTGAAATCAGCTTATTGATAGAGTTTTAAACAGATTtgtttgtaaaaatatttatgttaattattatattttattatattataaatatttatatatttctgagaatttaatccaaaataatttagagtggagaaagtgaatTCATATAGTCGATTCTAAATTTTTGTGAtaaaagcttaattgagttgagttgagtattatattataaatatttattattttatttaaaaattttctaaaaGTATGTAttgtttaaaattaatatataaaatgtgggtgaagttggagttcgaatacctattaagccttaaaaagtcaataatttgacttgaatagtgtagtgaatagtaacccgaaatacaaaaacttcgagaacgtcgaaattagtacattaaagctagttaaaaatgaagtgaaatttatttttggatttatgctaagttatggtactgaaacactgtgaaactgtgtgtttcagctgaaaaagacttggaaatttgaagagactgagtcaaggcttcaaggcgactcaagtcaggtttgtgcacaataataattgtttaaatattttaatctcaaaaacttgacttctttgattaattatgtactgtgttgccattttataatcgtaaatgtgactttggaaattgattagatttctcataaattgtttgaataaattgatttgaattgattttatgtttacacttagtatgacagtatcacattattcctcctccatttatggggttgagatcgtttattttcctccctctctggcttgccagttgaggttgtagatcggatgagtactcattagctagctagccacctccctcattgatttcgattaatggggttgagattgctttgtcgtggtgtacaacgcagcattgatcagaaattttgtgtcatggcttaagttgtgtatgactttggcaacactgtgtttatgaaattgtttgactaaactgtgtttaatagattatttgacaaaatggtgttgttatgagctttgagatTTGCGAAATATGActaagaaatatttaaattgtgttttggcaattaatgatttatttattgcattttaaatttttattgtgcaccactgagtatttttatactcagcgatagcttattttgctgtcgcaaataagagcaaggagaaagcagcagagtgagctgctgttaaatcgaggactactctgaccattttgtacgggtattattttatacccttgtagataatcttgatgtaaatataaaaatgttgtatgtatcaatgtagttgagcagttgtaaataaattgtaataatattattttagattttcttctataaatttaatatttgtacatataaatttcctgctttatgctttgtgaatggaaatattaaatattttgagatgagaaatcttgaattgtattgtgaaattattttgaagtgtgttgaactaagttgattgagttattaaaggttgggagttgtgaaatatttttggaagtgttttttttaggtaattgaagaattgttttctccagttttcaaacggaactctgtcaaaatttttataaaacttgcggcaaaatttaaaatggacacaatttttactaatatttaagctttgaataaatggtttttaattctcactaaaatgctcaccacttccaaaatgtaagaaaatcgttttaaaatcccttgtagggtacttaatgggttatcggtaggcgaagttcggtagttcattaagtattctacgggatcatgttatgccttacggaggggtaaggtgtgacatcttgCAAATACGCTACTTTCACCAACTTATAATCATCAGTAGTGGAATCAAA is a window encoding:
- the LOC131182466 gene encoding F-box protein CPR1-like is translated as MSDHLPQELLAEVLSRLPVKSLLKCRCVSKTWYSLIADPSFIAQHLKKTAARNSGLLFFSYSTRELVWPFKENVRYLLYPDESFPANPVEELDCPFKGIKRFVNIVGSCNGVFCLSDDVYGKYAEKAFLWNPSVRKIVNIPCPNFTFTSYGPYIPSLGFGFDSTTDDYKLVRIVYSHFIFDEIRPFVEIYSLRSRGWRKVKKDLKYFITARSSSAFLNGACHWVATKRGNGPGVRDVIVSFSLGEEVFGEMEVPDCLVMKYHFMDVAVFDGSLLLVASIKLTGEGYFTVWMMKEYGIPGSWTKLFDISHLKWIRKLVAFRQSGKVLLAKSFGNLVFYDPKTEEIFDTKIWGDAHSFYLDTFVESLVLLDETNEFTEVEVASSSNS